The Verrucomicrobiota bacterium sequence CCCAGTACGGTTGGCTTGAAACTGGCGGTCATGACTTGCTGAAAACCACCCACCTGGGCCATAATACCATTGCAAATCCATCGAAGTAACACCAAACCGATCTGGCAGCGAGGCGTCATAATCCAGTAACCATTGGCCAATTTCTACCGGCACCCGAAAGACGGAAGCACCACCAAACGCCAAGTCATTATCCGTGCGTTTATAATCGAACCCAAGAGAAATGCCATGCCGCAAGCCGGAAATCGGTTGAAGTGGCACACGATAACGCGCCCCAACCTGATAGAAATCACCACTTAATGTGATTGGATTCATTTTAATAGTCGCCAAGTTCGCCTCCAGTCTGGCATAGGATCCATAAACCGTCAGGGTGTGTTGCCAAGGTAATGGGGCAACGTAACTCAAGGAATGCGCCTTGAGATACTTGAAGTCAATATCCGCCATAAACTGGTAATTCAACTGGTGATCCAAGCCGAATACATTCCCGTAATTTAATCCTCCAAGCACCCGGTGGTCGCCCATGATCTTGTTTCCAGAATCTTCATAACCGAGAAACACCCGCGCCGGAAAACGATCCTGCACGCGTAACTCGACATCCGTATTGTTATCGGCCCCGGCGGCGGGCGCCTGGAATACCATATTGATCTGCCGGAAGAATGAATTTTGATTGGCAAGATCAATATCCTGATTGATTGAGGAAGAACTCACCCGTTGGCCTTCCTGAAGGTGGAATTTGCTTTTCACCAGATTATCTGAAAAGTACTTGCGCCCCTCATTCACGACCCGTACTTTGTTGATTTTACCTTCGGTAACAATGAGTTGCACCACGCCGTTCTCGATGTTCTGTTCCGGAAACCAAACATCAACGAGCAGCCGGTCCAATGACCCTTGGCAGAAACGGATGATGTCTTTTTGCATCCAGCGCAGATCGGACAATCGCGCCGGCCTGCCCAAATACGGTTTGATTATTTTTTCCGCGTCTTTGACCTTCAGGAAATCCACACCGCGCACTTGCACCCCTGTAATTCCGCTCACGCTGGTGGCATTCAACTTCTCGCGACTGTCAAGGATGACCACGCCTACAAGTTTGGGAATGGCAACAGGCTCCGGGTCGGCAACACCTCCGGTGGGTGTAGCGGGAACCAGAATTGCCGGTGTCTGCGGTTTTTTGGGTTCGAGCGCCGGATTGCTTTGAGCGTGAGCCTGCCCACCAACCAATGCGGTGAAGGTAGCAACCCCCAACATGAATCGTATCATCCTTGCCATATGTTTTGTGTAAGCTGGTTTTGTGTCGTTAAATTCCATGTTTATTTGCGGCGTAGCCTTTAATGCTGACTGTGAGACAGTGACAAACCGTTTAAATATTCATTGAGACCATTTATATATGTGACCGGCTTGCTGGCGGTATCACTT is a genomic window containing:
- a CDS encoding ShlB/FhaC/HecB family hemolysin secretion/activation protein, encoding MEFNDTKPAYTKHMARMIRFMLGVATFTALVGGQAHAQSNPALEPKKPQTPAILVPATPTGGVADPEPVAIPKLVGVVILDSREKLNATSVSGITGVQVRGVDFLKVKDAEKIIKPYLGRPARLSDLRWMQKDIIRFCQGSLDRLLVDVWFPEQNIENGVVQLIVTEGKINKVRVVNEGRKYFSDNLVKSKFHLQEGQRVSSSSINQDIDLANQNSFFRQINMVFQAPAAGADNNTDVELRVQDRFPARVFLGYEDSGNKIMGDHRVLGGLNYGNVFGLDHQLNYQFMADIDFKYLKAHSLSYVAPLPWQHTLTVYGSYARLEANLATIKMNPITLSGDFYQVGARYRVPLQPISGLRHGISLGFDYKRTDNDLAFGGASVFRVPVEIGQWLLDYDASLPDRFGVTSMDLQWYYGPGGWFSASHDRQFQANRTGSDAEYFYGRLQVRRETPLYKGISWVIQANGQWSNNRLLASEQIGAGGYSTVRGYDERVANGDAGFIINNEIYSPAISLGFDRLCPSHAKPGSIDDQIKSGSLQFLVFQDYAAIYSRNYNRGVDQLNANLSSVGAGFRLKIRNNLSMRFDYGYQLFDRRLGYNDYRSRIHLGVVGSF